A genomic region of Fodinisporobacter ferrooxydans contains the following coding sequences:
- the rpsG gene encoding 30S ribosomal protein S7: MPRKGPVPRRDVLEDPIYGSKLVTRLINKVMIDGKRGVAQRIVYDAFDAIRQKTGNEPSEVFDQAMKNIMPVLEVKARRVGGSNYQVPIEVRPERRTTLGLRWLVNYSRSRSEKTMAERLANEILDAANNTGGSVKKREDTHKMAEANKAFAHYRW; encoded by the coding sequence ATGCCACGTAAAGGTCCTGTACCACGTCGTGATGTTCTTGAAGATCCAATTTACGGGAGCAAGCTTGTTACCCGTTTGATCAATAAAGTAATGATTGATGGAAAACGCGGTGTTGCACAGCGTATTGTGTATGATGCGTTTGATGCCATTCGCCAAAAGACGGGCAACGAACCGTCAGAAGTATTCGATCAAGCCATGAAAAACATTATGCCTGTTCTTGAAGTCAAAGCTCGTCGTGTGGGTGGTTCCAACTACCAAGTGCCAATCGAAGTTCGCCCGGAGCGTCGTACAACATTGGGATTGCGCTGGTTGGTAAATTATTCACGCAGCCGTAGCGAAAAAACTATGGCAGAACGTCTGGCGAATGAAATTCTCGATGCGGCAAACAATACGGGTGGTTCTGTTAAAAAACGCGAAGACACCCACAAAATGGCGGAAGCCAACAAGGCGTTTGCACACTACCGTTGGTAG
- the fusA gene encoding elongation factor G, whose amino-acid sequence MARAFSLEKTRNIGIMAHIDAGKTTTTERILFYTGRVHKIGEVHEGAATMDWMVQEQERGITITSAATTAQWNNHRINIIDTPGHVDFTVEVERSLRVLDGSVCLIDAKDGVQPQTETVWRQAEKYSVPRIIYVNKMDKLGADFERSLQSIKNRLQANAVPVQYPIGAEDNFAGMIDLIEMKAILYKDDLGTVSDKVDIPEELKGKAEEYRTQLVEAVAELDEELMMKYLEGEEITNDEIRAALRKGTVEVKVFPVLCGSSYKNKGVQPMLDAVVDFLPSPLDIPAIQGVLPDGAETERHASDEEPFSALAFKIMTDPYVGKLAFFRVYSGVLNSGSYVLNSTKGKRERIGRILQMHANHREEISTVYAGDIAAAVGLKDTTTGDTLCDEKSAVILESMVFPEPVIHVAIEPKTKDDQDKMALALQKLAEEDPTFKAFTDPETGQTIIGGMGELHLEIIVDRLKREFKVDANVGRPQVAYRETITAPVRIEGKFVRQSGGRGQYGHVWLELEPLERGKGYEFENKIVGGVVPREYIPAVDNGIQEAMKNGVLAGYELIDLKARIVDGSYHDVDSSEMAFKIAGSMALKAGVVKASPVILEPVMKVEIEVPEEYMGDIMGDVNSRRGRIEGMESRAGAQVIRGYVPLAEMFGYATNLRSRTQGRGTFAMELFAYEEVPKSVAQEIIAKNKGE is encoded by the coding sequence ATGGCAAGAGCATTTTCGCTCGAAAAGACACGTAATATCGGAATTATGGCGCATATTGATGCGGGTAAGACCACAACAACAGAACGTATCCTTTTCTACACCGGTCGGGTACATAAGATCGGGGAGGTTCACGAGGGTGCTGCTACGATGGACTGGATGGTGCAGGAGCAAGAACGCGGAATTACTATCACATCCGCTGCGACAACGGCACAATGGAACAATCATCGTATCAATATTATCGATACACCAGGTCACGTGGACTTTACAGTAGAAGTAGAACGTTCTCTTCGCGTTTTGGACGGATCTGTATGTTTGATTGACGCGAAAGACGGTGTACAACCACAGACCGAAACGGTTTGGCGGCAAGCGGAAAAGTATTCTGTGCCTCGTATCATTTATGTAAATAAGATGGACAAACTTGGCGCGGATTTTGAACGCAGCTTGCAATCGATCAAGAATCGCCTGCAAGCAAATGCTGTTCCCGTTCAATACCCGATCGGAGCAGAAGATAACTTTGCTGGCATGATTGATTTGATTGAGATGAAAGCAATCCTTTACAAAGACGATCTCGGTACAGTGTCCGATAAAGTAGACATCCCGGAAGAATTAAAAGGCAAAGCGGAAGAATATCGTACACAGCTCGTGGAAGCAGTTGCAGAACTTGATGAAGAGTTGATGATGAAATACCTCGAAGGTGAAGAAATTACCAACGATGAGATTCGTGCAGCGCTTCGCAAGGGTACTGTAGAGGTTAAAGTGTTCCCGGTCTTGTGCGGCTCTTCCTATAAAAACAAAGGCGTTCAGCCGATGCTTGATGCAGTAGTCGATTTCTTGCCTTCGCCGCTTGATATTCCCGCTATTCAAGGCGTCTTGCCGGATGGTGCGGAGACGGAGCGTCACGCAAGCGATGAAGAGCCGTTCTCAGCTCTGGCATTCAAAATCATGACAGACCCATATGTCGGAAAACTTGCGTTCTTCCGTGTGTATTCCGGTGTATTGAATTCTGGTTCCTATGTTTTGAATTCCACAAAAGGCAAACGTGAGCGGATCGGTCGGATTCTGCAGATGCACGCAAATCACCGTGAAGAAATTTCCACAGTGTACGCAGGCGATATCGCTGCAGCAGTTGGTTTGAAAGACACGACGACCGGTGATACCCTTTGCGACGAAAAATCTGCAGTAATACTCGAGTCGATGGTGTTTCCAGAGCCGGTTATCCATGTCGCTATTGAACCGAAAACAAAAGATGACCAGGATAAAATGGCATTGGCATTGCAGAAGCTTGCAGAAGAAGACCCTACATTCAAGGCATTTACAGACCCTGAGACAGGACAAACGATTATTGGCGGTATGGGTGAGTTGCACCTGGAAATCATCGTTGACCGTTTGAAGCGGGAGTTTAAAGTCGATGCCAATGTAGGCCGTCCTCAAGTTGCCTATCGTGAAACCATTACTGCGCCGGTTCGTATCGAGGGTAAATTCGTTCGCCAATCAGGCGGTCGTGGTCAATATGGTCACGTCTGGCTGGAGCTCGAACCGTTGGAACGCGGAAAAGGGTATGAGTTTGAAAATAAAATCGTCGGCGGGGTTGTTCCAAGAGAATATATTCCAGCCGTTGACAATGGTATTCAGGAAGCCATGAAAAATGGTGTGCTGGCTGGTTATGAGCTGATTGACCTCAAAGCGCGCATTGTCGATGGATCTTACCATGATGTCGACTCTTCTGAAATGGCGTTTAAGATCGCTGGTTCTATGGCTTTAAAAGCGGGTGTCGTCAAAGCGAGTCCGGTTATTCTGGAGCCTGTGATGAAAGTCGAAATCGAAGTTCCTGAAGAATATATGGGAGATATCATGGGTGATGTAAACTCCCGTCGCGGACGTATCGAAGGTATGGAATCGCGTGCGGGTGCGCAAGTCATTCGTGGGTATGTGCCGCTTGCTGAAATGTTCGGTTATGCAACAAACCTGCGTTCTCGGACACAAGGTCGTGGTACGTTTGCAATGGAACTCTTCGCATATGAAGAAGTGCCAAAATCTGTCGCTCAGGAAATTATCGCTAAAAATAAAGGCGAATAA
- the tuf gene encoding elongation factor Tu: MAKAKFERNKPHVNIGTIGHVDHGKTTLTAAITTVLSKRGGAQAMAYDSIDKAPEERERGITINTAHVEYETPNRHYAHVDCPGHADYVKNMITGAAQMDGAILVVSAADGPMPQTREHILLSRQVGVPYIVVFMNKCDMVDDEELLDLVEMEIRDLLSEYEFPGDDIPVIRGSAKEALDNPDGDWAKKIDELMAAVDDYIPTPERQTDKPFLMPVEDVFTITGRGTVATGRVERGALKVGDEVAIVGLAEETRKTVATGIEMFRKLLDSAQAGDNIGALLRGVERKDIERGQVLAKPGSITPHTNFKAEVYVLTKEEGGRHTPFFNGYRPQFYFRTTDVTGVCTLPEGTEMVMPGDNIAMDIELITTVAIEDGTRFAIREGGRTVGAGVVTSISK, translated from the coding sequence ATGGCAAAAGCTAAATTCGAACGTAATAAGCCACACGTTAACATCGGTACAATCGGTCACGTTGACCATGGTAAAACAACTTTGACTGCTGCTATCACTACTGTACTTTCCAAACGCGGCGGTGCACAAGCAATGGCATATGATTCCATCGATAAAGCTCCGGAAGAGCGTGAGCGTGGGATCACAATCAATACTGCACACGTTGAATATGAAACACCTAACCGTCACTATGCACACGTTGACTGCCCGGGACACGCGGACTATGTGAAAAACATGATCACAGGTGCTGCGCAAATGGACGGTGCGATTCTTGTAGTATCCGCCGCTGACGGTCCGATGCCGCAAACTCGTGAACACATTTTGTTGTCCCGCCAAGTAGGCGTGCCATACATTGTTGTATTCATGAACAAGTGTGACATGGTTGATGACGAAGAATTGCTTGATCTCGTTGAAATGGAAATTCGTGATCTCTTGAGCGAATATGAATTCCCTGGCGATGATATCCCGGTTATTCGTGGTTCTGCAAAAGAAGCTCTTGACAATCCTGACGGCGACTGGGCAAAGAAAATTGACGAGCTCATGGCAGCTGTAGACGATTATATCCCAACACCTGAGCGTCAAACTGACAAGCCTTTCTTGATGCCGGTGGAAGACGTGTTCACAATCACAGGCCGCGGTACAGTTGCTACAGGTCGTGTAGAGCGTGGTGCGCTTAAAGTCGGTGACGAAGTTGCAATCGTCGGTCTTGCAGAAGAAACTCGCAAAACTGTTGCAACAGGTATTGAAATGTTCCGTAAACTTCTTGATTCCGCTCAAGCGGGTGACAATATCGGTGCATTGCTCCGCGGTGTTGAACGTAAAGATATCGAGCGTGGCCAAGTTTTGGCAAAACCGGGTTCCATTACACCGCATACGAACTTCAAAGCAGAAGTTTACGTGTTGACAAAAGAAGAAGGTGGACGTCATACTCCTTTCTTCAATGGCTATCGTCCACAATTCTATTTCCGTACAACTGACGTAACTGGTGTTTGCACATTGCCGGAAGGTACAGAAATGGTGATGCCTGGCGATAACATTGCAATGGATATCGAGTTGATCACTACTGTTGCGATCGAAGACGGTACTCGTTTCGCGATTCGTGAAGGTGGCCGTACAGTAGGCGCTGGCGTTGTTACTTCTATCAGCAAGTAA
- the lepB gene encoding signal peptidase I, giving the protein MANKNYEASAWSVAWDWIKAIAIALIIAFLIKQFVFAFFQVSGESMDRTLANGERVLVDKIPYYFHQPQYNDIVVFHESADEDWIKRVIGRPGDTILFKNGILYRNGKQVSEPYINGPMVPGDFGPYKIPQGDLFLMGDNRNVSKDSREIGPVKISQVIGRAEVVVFPFSKFKTL; this is encoded by the coding sequence ATGGCAAACAAAAATTACGAAGCAAGTGCATGGTCTGTTGCGTGGGACTGGATCAAGGCAATTGCAATTGCATTAATTATTGCATTTTTGATCAAACAATTTGTGTTCGCCTTTTTTCAAGTTTCAGGCGAATCAATGGATCGTACCTTGGCAAACGGTGAACGAGTATTAGTCGATAAAATTCCATATTATTTTCATCAGCCGCAATATAATGATATCGTTGTATTTCACGAATCAGCTGATGAAGACTGGATTAAGCGTGTAATCGGCCGTCCCGGCGATACAATTTTATTTAAAAATGGGATTTTATATAGAAACGGCAAACAAGTTTCAGAGCCTTACATAAATGGACCAATGGTACCTGGAGATTTTGGACCTTATAAAATTCCTCAAGGCGATTTGTTTTTAATGGGAGACAACCGGAATGTCAGCAAAGACAGCAGAGAAATTGGACCGGTTAAGATTTCTCAGGTCATTGGCCGGGCTGAAGTTGTAGTTTTCCCTTTCTCCAAATTTAAGACGCTTTAA
- the rpsJ gene encoding 30S ribosomal protein S10: MAKQKIRIRLKAYDHKILDQSAEKIVETAKRSGASVSGPIPLPTEKSVFTILRAPHKYKDSREQFEMRTHKRLIDIVNPTPQTVDALMRLDLPSGVDIEIKL; this comes from the coding sequence ATGGCAAAGCAAAAAATCCGTATCCGTCTCAAAGCGTATGATCACAAGATTCTCGATCAATCCGCTGAGAAAATTGTAGAAACTGCAAAACGTTCCGGTGCGAGCGTTTCAGGTCCTATACCGCTTCCTACAGAGAAATCGGTATTCACAATTTTGCGCGCTCCGCACAAATACAAAGATTCTCGTGAGCAGTTTGAAATGCGGACACACAAGCGTTTGATTGATATTGTGAATCCAACACCGCAAACGGTTGATGCGCTGATGCGTTTAGATTTGCCGTCTGGTGTCGATATCGAGATTAAACTTTAA
- the rplC gene encoding 50S ribosomal protein L3 translates to MKGILGRKLGMTQVFTEEGKVLPVTVIEAGPCVVLQKKDTQNDGYEAVQLGFENKKHSRATKAAIGHAQKANTAPKRYVRELRGVTLNDYEVGQELYADVFAGGEFVDVIGTSKGKGFSGAIKRHNQSRGPMAHGSKYHRGAGSQGAIAPNRVFKGQTGAGRMGHERVTVQNLEVVKVDRERNVILIKGAIPGPKNSFVMVKSAKKKH, encoded by the coding sequence ATGAAAGGGATACTCGGACGGAAGCTTGGCATGACTCAAGTTTTTACTGAAGAAGGTAAAGTTTTGCCTGTTACTGTCATTGAAGCTGGTCCTTGTGTAGTTTTACAGAAAAAAGATACACAAAATGATGGTTATGAAGCCGTACAATTGGGCTTTGAAAATAAAAAACATTCTCGTGCTACGAAAGCTGCCATTGGTCATGCGCAAAAGGCGAACACTGCGCCAAAACGTTATGTGCGTGAACTTCGTGGTGTTACATTAAATGATTATGAAGTTGGTCAAGAACTTTATGCAGATGTTTTTGCCGGCGGCGAATTTGTCGACGTCATAGGGACATCAAAAGGCAAAGGATTTTCCGGTGCGATCAAACGGCACAATCAATCTCGCGGACCGATGGCTCACGGTTCGAAGTATCATAGGGGAGCCGGTTCTCAAGGCGCGATCGCTCCAAACCGCGTGTTTAAGGGACAAACTGGAGCAGGACGCATGGGACATGAACGCGTTACTGTGCAGAATCTGGAAGTTGTAAAAGTTGACCGCGAACGCAATGTAATTTTGATTAAAGGCGCAATTCCAGGGCCGAAAAATTCCTTTGTAATGGTCAAATCCGCGAAGAAAAAACACTGA
- the rplD gene encoding 50S ribosomal protein L4 gives MPKVAVYNVAGTQVGEIELNESVFGVNVNEHVLHQAVVMQQASLRAGTHKVKNRSEVRGGGRKPWKQKGTGRARQGSIRSPQWVGGGTVFGPTPRSYAYKLPKKVRRLALKSALSSKVNEGSIIVLDALEFAKPKTKDMVNVLSNLKISRKALIVGVDYNENLEKSARNIPGVKYVSATGINVLDLLKHNHLVITKDAVAKVEEVFA, from the coding sequence ATGCCGAAAGTAGCAGTTTACAACGTTGCAGGCACACAGGTTGGAGAAATCGAATTAAATGAAAGTGTGTTTGGCGTAAATGTTAATGAACACGTTCTTCATCAAGCGGTTGTAATGCAACAAGCGAGCCTGCGTGCAGGTACACATAAAGTGAAAAATCGTTCTGAAGTTCGCGGTGGCGGACGTAAGCCTTGGAAACAAAAAGGAACAGGTCGTGCCCGCCAGGGTAGCATTCGTTCCCCACAATGGGTTGGCGGTGGAACTGTATTTGGACCGACTCCACGCAGTTATGCATACAAGCTGCCGAAAAAGGTCCGCCGTTTGGCTTTGAAGTCAGCGTTGTCTTCAAAAGTAAATGAAGGAAGTATCATTGTGTTGGACGCATTAGAGTTCGCTAAGCCGAAAACGAAAGACATGGTAAATGTTCTTTCCAATTTGAAAATATCGAGAAAAGCTCTAATCGTCGGCGTCGACTATAATGAAAATCTTGAAAAATCCGCACGCAATATTCCTGGTGTGAAATATGTTTCTGCAACTGGTATTAATGTACTTGATTTACTCAAGCACAATCACCTTGTGATTACGAAAGATGCAGTTGCTAAAGTCGAGGAGGTGTTCGCGTAA
- the rplW gene encoding 50S ribosomal protein L23, translating into MKDPRDIIKRPVITERSTDLMGENKFVFEVDKKANKIEIKHALEVIFGVKVEKVNTIHVPGKKKRVGRHSGYTSDWKKAIVTLTSDSKQFSFFEGA; encoded by the coding sequence ATGAAAGATCCAAGGGATATAATCAAGCGCCCTGTGATCACAGAGCGCAGCACAGACCTAATGGGCGAAAACAAGTTTGTTTTTGAAGTTGACAAAAAAGCCAACAAAATCGAAATCAAGCATGCTTTGGAAGTCATTTTCGGAGTTAAAGTAGAGAAAGTGAACACGATTCATGTTCCAGGCAAGAAGAAACGGGTTGGCCGCCACTCTGGTTATACATCCGATTGGAAAAAAGCAATTGTAACATTAACTTCCGATTCTAAACAGTTCTCCTTTTTTGAGGGAGCATAA
- the rplB gene encoding 50S ribosomal protein L2, with protein MGIKKYKPTSPGRRFMSVATFEEITTDKPEKSLLVPLKKTAGRNNQGKITTRHHGGGHKRQYRVIDFKRNKDGIPGRVATIEYDPNRSARIALINYVDGEKRYIIAPLGLKVDDTIISGPSADIKVGNALPLANIPVGTMIHNIELKPGKGGQLARAAGAEAQLLAKEGDYATIRLGSGEVRLVRLDCRATVGQVGNLDHENVNIGKAGRSRWLGIRPTVRGVVMNPNDHPHGGGEGRAPVGRKSPMSPWGKPTLGKKTRKKNNQSDKYIIRRRKK; from the coding sequence ATGGGTATTAAAAAATATAAACCAACGTCACCTGGACGCCGTTTTATGTCCGTTGCGACGTTTGAAGAGATTACAACTGATAAACCGGAAAAATCCTTGCTTGTTCCACTGAAGAAAACTGCTGGACGCAACAATCAGGGTAAAATAACAACTCGTCACCACGGTGGCGGACACAAGCGTCAATATCGTGTGATCGATTTTAAACGCAATAAAGATGGCATACCAGGACGCGTTGCCACAATCGAGTATGATCCAAACCGTTCTGCACGTATTGCGCTGATCAACTATGTTGATGGAGAGAAGCGCTATATTATTGCACCGTTGGGATTGAAGGTTGACGATACGATCATTTCTGGACCAAGTGCGGATATTAAAGTCGGTAATGCATTGCCGTTAGCAAACATCCCGGTTGGTACAATGATTCATAACATTGAATTAAAACCCGGAAAAGGCGGACAATTGGCTCGTGCGGCAGGTGCGGAAGCGCAATTGTTAGCAAAAGAAGGCGATTACGCTACGATTCGTTTGGGATCTGGCGAAGTTCGTTTGGTCAGATTGGATTGCCGTGCGACTGTGGGTCAAGTTGGCAATCTGGATCATGAGAACGTAAATATCGGTAAAGCTGGCCGTTCCCGTTGGTTAGGTATTCGTCCGACAGTTCGCGGTGTTGTAATGAACCCGAACGATCACCCGCATGGTGGTGGTGAAGGTCGTGCACCGGTTGGGCGCAAGTCTCCGATGTCTCCATGGGGTAAACCGACGCTTGGTAAGAAAACGCGCAAGAAAAACAACCAAAGCGATAAATATATCATTCGTCGCCGCAAGAAATAG
- the rpsS gene encoding 30S ribosomal protein S19, which translates to MGRSLKKGPFCDAHLMKKVDELNGKNEKRVIKTWSRRSTIFPQFVGHTIAVHDGRKHVPVYVSEDMVGHKLGEFAPTRTFKGHAGDEKSSRSR; encoded by the coding sequence ATGGGTCGTTCACTGAAAAAAGGACCGTTTTGCGATGCGCATTTAATGAAAAAAGTTGATGAATTGAACGGGAAAAACGAAAAACGTGTCATTAAGACATGGTCTCGCCGTTCGACGATTTTTCCGCAATTTGTCGGACACACAATTGCGGTTCATGACGGACGCAAACATGTTCCTGTATACGTATCGGAAGATATGGTTGGACATAAACTTGGTGAATTTGCTCCTACCCGTACATTTAAAGGGCATGCAGGAGATGAAAAATCATCGCGTTCACGTTAA
- the rplV gene encoding 50S ribosomal protein L22: MQAKAVARYIRIAPRKVRLVVDLVRGKKVSEAFALLQYTPKAAAPIVEKVLKSAMANAEHNFDMDVNSLYITEAYVDQGPTLKRFRPRSQGRAYSIMKRTSHITLVVGEKNK, encoded by the coding sequence ATGCAAGCGAAAGCAGTTGCTCGATATATTCGTATCGCACCGCGCAAAGTTCGTTTGGTTGTCGATTTGGTACGCGGCAAGAAAGTAAGCGAAGCATTTGCTTTGTTACAATACACACCGAAAGCTGCTGCACCGATCGTAGAGAAAGTTTTAAAATCTGCTATGGCGAATGCTGAACATAACTTCGATATGGACGTTAACTCTTTATACATTACTGAAGCGTATGTGGATCAAGGTCCTACTTTGAAGCGTTTCCGTCCTCGTTCCCAAGGTCGTGCTTATAGCATTATGAAACGTACGAGCCACATTACATTGGTGGTTGGCGAAAAAAATAAATAA
- the rpsC gene encoding 30S ribosomal protein S3, protein MGQKVNPVGLRIGVIRDWESKWFADKKDYTELLHEDLKVRDFVLARLKDASVSTVEIERAANRVNVTIHTAKPGMVIGKGGAEVDALRNKLSQLTGKRVHINISEIKSPELNAQLVAMNIAQQLERRVAFRRAMKQAIQRTIRSGAKGIKVQVSGRLAGAEIARTEGYAEGTVPLHTLRADIDYATAEAHTTYGRIGVKVWIYRGEVLPTKGGAKQQTEEGGQ, encoded by the coding sequence ATGGGTCAAAAGGTGAACCCGGTCGGCTTGCGCATTGGTGTTATCCGTGATTGGGAATCCAAATGGTTTGCTGACAAGAAGGATTATACAGAATTGCTTCATGAAGATCTGAAAGTTCGCGATTTTGTTTTGGCACGTTTAAAAGATGCATCTGTCTCGACAGTAGAAATCGAACGCGCTGCAAATCGTGTGAATGTGACCATTCATACTGCAAAACCAGGCATGGTGATTGGTAAAGGAGGAGCAGAAGTTGATGCTCTTCGCAACAAACTCAGCCAATTGACTGGCAAGCGAGTTCACATCAATATTAGTGAAATTAAAAGCCCTGAACTGAATGCACAGTTGGTTGCAATGAATATTGCGCAGCAGTTGGAGCGCCGTGTTGCTTTCCGTCGTGCGATGAAACAAGCGATTCAACGCACGATTCGTTCGGGAGCAAAAGGAATTAAAGTACAAGTATCCGGGCGTCTTGCCGGTGCCGAAATTGCTCGTACGGAAGGTTATGCAGAAGGCACAGTTCCACTTCATACACTTCGCGCAGATATTGATTATGCTACAGCAGAAGCTCACACAACATATGGACGTATTGGTGTGAAAGTCTGGATCTATCGTGGCGAAGTACTTCCTACAAAGGGTGGCGCAAAGCAACAAACCGAAGAAGGAGGTCAGTAA